The Achromobacter spanius genome includes the window AGAAAATCGTGCGAACGGTGCATACCGCGCTTGGAGGGGGACTTCTTGTTTTGTTGAACGGCCATGATGACTCCTAGAAACGGGGCGCATTGTACGCGATGCGGCCCGATGTTGATCTCAATCTTTGTGCTTCAGTTGTTCCAGCACCGCAAACGGCGACGGACGCTTGACAGCGGGTTCTTCAGGAACTTCGCTGACGTTGGCCTGCGCGCCCGGGCATACATCATGCTTGGGCACATACGGAACGCTCAGAATGAGCTCATCTTCGATCTGGGCCAGCAGATCAAAGTGATGCGAACCCACCACCTTTTCAGGTTGGTTGGACACAAAACCATTTCCTTCTTCGTCTTCGTCGTCGCTGCTGGCAGAACCGTCGGTGACATCACCGTTGGTAAAACCATCATCAAGATCGGATTCAGACTTAACCAGCTGCAAGAGGACTTCGCTATCGACCGGATAGACAAACGGCACATTGCACCGCTGGCACACCAGCACCGGATTCGCTTGCACATGAACATGCAGAAGCGGCCGGCCAAGCAACAGCCCCGACTTACCAATCTCGCCGCGCACGGACCACGTCACAAGCCCGGCCTCGCCCAGCGGTTGTTCAGGTAACCCTTCAACCGCGCGCGTAAACCGCACAAGAGGTATGGTGCCTTGCGCTTCCCTGCCACTATGGGCAAATGCGAATGCATCGATGCGCTTGATGATCAATCCTTTGCATTCACGGGACTTTGCTTTAGCTTTTTGCTTTAGCTTTTTGCTTTAGCTTTTCGCTTTAGCTTTCCGCCTTAGCGTTTTGCTTTGCCTTCCGCCTCACCTTCCACTTCTGGCTGCAAAAATCCCGCAAAACGTTAGATAATACTGCGACTTACGCTTACACGTCAAATACCGAATGCCTTCAAAGCCTAGCCTGATCCTCGCGTCCAGCTCGCGTTACCGCAAGGAATTGCTGTTGCGCCTGCGCCTGCCCTTTACCGCCATTTCCCCCGATGTAGACGAAACGCCACACCCAGGGGAAACGCCTGAAGCGCTGGCCCTGAGGCTATCGGTTGCCAAGGCCATGGCCGTGGCGGCCAAGCACCCGGACAGCATTGTGATCGGGTCGGATCAGGTGGCCACCATTGATGGCCAGCCTATCGGCAAACCAGGGAATTTCGCCGGTGCCCAAGCGCAATTACGCGCACTGTCAGGGCAAACGGTGGCATTTCACAGCGCGCTGGCGGTCACGGACGGCCAGCGGGTGGAAAAAGCCGACATCGTTACGCTCTGCCGCTTCCGCCAACTGTCGGACTCCGCCATCGACGCCTACCTGCGCGCCGAAGAACCTTACGATACCGCAGGCAGTGCCAAGGCGGAAAGCCTGGGCATCGCCCTGATGGAAAGCATCCAGAGCGATGATCCGACCGCCATTATCGGGCTGCCGCTGATTGCACTGACGCGCATGCTGACGCAGTTCGGACTAGACCCGCTGGACGCCCCGGGCGCATCGGCATGAACGGCGCCCTGCACCTGATCCCCGTCGGCCTGGGCGACGCCCCGCCCGAGCGCTGGCTGCCGGCCGACGTGCGCGCATTGGCCGGTCGACTGGACACCTACATCGCCGAAAACGCCAAGACCGCGCGCGCTTTTCTCAAGCTGATCGGCACCACGCGCCCACTGCAGGAAATCACCATACACACCCTGACCGACAAGATCGACGCCGGCCAGATCAATGCCTGGTTGGCGCCGGTGAAGCAAGGGGCCGAGATCGGCCTGGTTTCCGAGGCCGGTTGCCCGGCCGTCGCTGACCCGGGCGCCAAGGTCGTCGACGCCGCCCATCGCCTGGGAATACCGGTCCGGCCTTGGGTCGGCCCCTCGTCCATCTTGCTGGGCCTCATGGCCAGCGGGCTGGACGGGCAGCGCTTCGCCTTCCATGGCTACGCGCCGGTGGATGCCGCCGAGCGCGCCAAGCAACTGAAGGCCTGGGAGCAGATTTCCGCCAAGCACAACCAGACCCAGTTGCTGATCGAAACTCCCTATCGCAACGCCGCCATGTTCGCCACGCTGCTGGCCAGCCTGAAAGGCGACACCAAGCTGTGCGTGGCGCGCTCGGTCACTACCGCGGACGAATGGGTGGTCACGCACACCATCGCCGACTGGAAAAAACTGCCCGCGCCCCAACTGGACAAGCTACCCACGCTGTTCCTCTACCTGGCCCGCTGATCGATGCTACGCCTTATCACCACCCTGCTGGCCACGGCAGTGCTGGCCGGCTGCGCCACGCGCGGACCGGCCGGGCTGGACCTGGACACCTCAATCACCGCCGTCAGCCAGGCAAGCCGTGTGCGCAGCATCGTCCTGCACTACACCAGCGTCGACGACCCCACGTCGATCAAGCTGCTATCGCGCGGCAAGGTCAGCTCGCACTACCTGATTGCAGACTCTGGCCGCGCCTACCGCCTGGTGGATGAAAATCGTGCCGCATGGCATGCCGGCGCCAGTTCCTGGTACGGCAACATCGCCATGAACAGCACGTCGATCGGCATCGAAATCGTCAACCCGGGCTGGACCGAAGGGGCTGACGGAAAGCCCGTCTGGCATGCCTATAACGACCGCCAGGTGCGCGCGTTGACCATCCTGTTGCACGATCTCATTCAACGCCACGGCATCGCCCCCGAAAACGTGGTGGGGCATAGCGACATCGCGCCGCAGCGCAAGGTGGATCCTGGGCCGCTGTTTCCCTGGAAGGCACTGGCCACTGCGGGCATCGGGCGCTGGTACGACGAGACCGGAGCAGCCGAGCACCTGGCGCGCCTGCAAACGCAAGGCATGCCCGATGTGGCCTGGTTTCAGAAGCAATTGCAGCGCCTGGGCTATGCCTGCCCGCAGGACGGCGTGCTGGATCGGGCCACCATCAACACGCTGGCGGCGTTCCAGATGCACTACCGGCCCGCCCTGCACGACGGCCAGCCGGATGCGGAAACCGCCGCCATCATGCTGGCCATGCTGTAGCGGTAACAGGTAGCCGGAACCACCGCTGGCGCTGGCTACGGCTAGCCCTTGCGGCGCCACCACGCCACGATGCGCCAGCCCAGCAGCAAGGCCAGCACGGCCGCATACAAGACAGGCTCGGTGAAGTCGTTCTTGCCGGCCTTGTGCCACCAGAAGTGCAGCACCGCAAGCAGGCCGATGGCATAGATGGCTCGATGCAACTGCTGCCAGCGCTTGCCGAGCCGGCGCATGGCCCATTGGGTGGACGTGGCGGCCAGCGCCGTCATCAGCACGAAGGCGGCGAACCCGACCGTAATGAAAGGACGTTCGGCTATATCCTGCAACATGGCTTGGGGATCCAGGCCCCGGTCCCACCACACCCAGGCCATGAAATGCATGGCGCCGTAGAAGAAGGCAAACAGGCCGCACATGCGCCGCACGCGCACCAGCGCGGGCTGCCCCGTCAAGCGGCGCAAGGGCGTGATAGCCAGGGTGACCAGCAGGCATATAAGGGTCCACGTGCCGGACGAGCGGGTCAGGAACTCAACCGGGTTCGCCGTCAAGCCATTGTCCAAACCCAGCCAGACCCAGCGCGCGAACGGCGCCAGGCCCAGCAGGAACAATAAGGGCTTGAAGCGGCCCACGGTCTTGGCGGAAAGCTGCGCCTTGCGAGGCGGCGCGCCCGCAGGCTGGGTAGAGGCCTCGGACATATCGATGTCAGTAATTCGCTTTCAGGTCCATGCCCTGGTAGAGCGAGGCCACCTGCTCGCCGTAGCCGTTGAACATCAGGGTTTTGCGCTTGGGCGTGAAGAGCCCGTCTTCACCAATGCGGCGCTCGGTGGCCTGGCTCCAGCGGGGATGGGGCACATTGGGGTTCACGTTGGCGTAAAAGCCGTATTCCTGCGGCGCCGCCTTGACCCAGGACGACTCCGGCATTTTCTCCACCAAACGAATCTTCACCAGGGACTTGGCCGACTTGAAGCCATACTTCCATGGCACGGCCAGCCGCAGGGGCGCGCCGTTCTGGTTGGGCAAGACCTTGCCGTACAGGCCGAATACCAGCATGGCCAGCGGATTCATGGCCTCATCGATGCGCAACGCTTCCACGTACGGCCAGTCCAGGACGCCGGCGCGCACACCAGGCATGTTCTCGCGCTGCACCGCGGTCACGAACTCCACGTACTTGGCATTGCCAGTGGGTTCGACCTGCTTGAGCAGTTCCGACACCGAATAACCCACCCACGGGATCACCATGGACCAGCCCTCGACACAGCGCAGGCGATAGACGCGATCTTCCATCGGCGCCAACTTGAGCAGCTCTTCCATGCTGAATGTGCGCGGCTTGCCGACTTCGCCCTCGACGCTGACGCTCCAGGGGCGGGTCTGCAATTTGCCGGCCCGGGCAGCGGGATCGCCCTTGTCGAGCCCAAATTCGTAGTAGTTGTTATAGGAGGTGATGTCGGCCAGCGAGGTTTGCTTGTCCATCACACTGAACGCGGCGTTCGACTTGCCGGGCAAGGCCCCGGCGTCCTGCGCGAAGGCGCTACGGGAGGCCCATCCGGACAGGCCCAGGGCTGCTGCCGTCACCCCGGCACGCAGCATCAATTCGCGGCGCGAGCGCCAGACCGCCTCGTCGGTGATTTCGGACGGAAGAATATCGTCGGGCTTGCGTATCAACATCGTGGTCTCCGGTTCGGCGCCGGCCAGCCATGGCAGCACCCTGCGCAACGCATAGACGTTGCGCCGCCCCATGATATTCCGCGGCGGCACGCCAGCGGGTGGGCATGTTCAGATTGACTCGCCGCGATGCAAGACGTTCCCGGCCAGATACACGACCATTCACCAATCAGGCGCTTGCCGACACGCGAGGCAACAGCCAGTCGCGCACGAGCGGCACGCTATCCAGCACGGCCTGGGGTGCGCAACCCTCAAGTTCCTTCACGGTATGGGCGCCATACGTCACCCCCAAGCCGTGCACGCCCGCGTTGACCGCCATCTGCAGGTCGTGCGAGGTGTCGCCCACCATTACGACGCGGTCAGGTTCCACGTCCAATTCCTGCATCAGCTCATGCAACATGGCGGGATGCGGCTTGCTGAAGGTTTCATCAGCCGTGCGGGTGGCGTCAAACAAGGGCCCCAGACCGGTCGCGGCCAGGGCGCGGGTCAAGCCCACCCGGCTTTTGCCGGTAGCCACGGCCAAGCGCACGTTCTGGCCGGCCAGTTCGGTCAGCAACTCAGGGATGCCGTCAAACAGGCGCAGCTCGGGATCGCGCAGCAGATAGTGCGTGCGATAGCGTTCCAGGAAGCGCGGCATCATGGCCTGCGTCAGTTCCGGCACGGCGCGACGCAATGCGCTTTCCAGGGACAGACCAATCACCCAGCTTGCCTCGGACGTCGAGGGCACCGCCAGTTCCAGGTCGCGGCACGCGCCCTGAATGGCGGCCACGATGCTGTGCGTGGAGTCCATGAGGGTGCCATCCCAGTCAAAAACGACCAGCGAATACGACGACATAATCAGACCGACTCCAGTTGTTTCAGTAGTTTTTGGCAGGCAGGGGGCAGCTCGGCGGTAAGCGTCATGGGCTCGCCCGTGACCGGATGGGCCAAGGTCAGTTGGTGGGCGTGCAGGAACATCCGGCCAAAACCCATGCGCGAGAATTCGGCGCGCACATCATCATGTCCGTATTTGTCGTCGCCCACGATGGGAAAGCCGCTGGCCGCCAAGTGCACCCGGATTTGATGGGTGCGACCCGTGCGCAGTTCCGCGTCGACCAGACTGTACCCCCCGAAACGCTGCTTGAGCGTGATGATGGTGTGCGCGGTCTGGCCGTCGGGATCCACCTTCACGCGGCGCTCACCAGACTGGGTGGTCCATTTGGACAAGCCCAGCTTGATGTGCTGACGGTCGTTCACCCAGTCGCCTTCCACCAACGCCAGGTAATGCTTGTCGCCCTTGCCTTCACGCAGCATGGCGTGCAGGGCCAGCAAGGCGCTACGTTTCTTGGCCACCATGAGCAGCCCGGACGTTTCCCGGTCCAGGCGATGCACGAGCTCAAGAAACTTGGCGTCCGGCCGCGCCGCGCGCAATTGTTCGATCACCCCGAAGGACACGCCGCTGCCGCCGTGCACCGCGACTCCGGCCGGCTTGTCCACGACCAGTAGCGCATCGTCTTCGAACACGATGGGAAATTCCGCGCCGGGCACGGGGCGAGGCTTGCCCGGATCAGGCAAACGCAAGGGCGGAATGCGGACGATGTCGCCTTCGACGATGCGATAGTCGACCGAGATGCGTCCCTTGTTTACGCGCACTTCGCCGCCACGAATGGCTTTGTAGATATGCGTTTTGGGAACGCCCTTGCACAAGCGCATCAGGAAGTTGTCCAGACGCTGGCCGGCGTGTTCGCCATCGACCTCCACCATACGGACGGCGGGGGCGGCTTTAGAGGGGAATATGGGGGAGGAAGTTTCTTTGCGCATTGCGGAAAGCGACATATAATCGGGACAGCCTTAAGGGGCTGAACTAGCCGCCTGGCGTAGAGATGCAAACAAGTACGCAACTCCGTCGAGCGCGCGGGCCGCCATTGTACTGCCTGCTGATTCAACCCCTGGGTCTCTTGGTCGCCGGCGCAACCGCGCCCTGCCGGATAGTGGTGTGGCATTCACTTTGCCCGCTGTCCCAGCAGGTCCGTTGCATGCCGCAAGCGGCTCTGAAGCACTGCAAGAATCGTCGCATATTTAAAGCACCAGCTGCGTGTAGGCAACCAATCCGACCGCAACTGCCGTTCACAGCAATTTTTCCGTCAAACCACATTCAGTGAAGCTGACCCTCCTGCTGACAGAACCCCGTGCCCCACGGCACGACGTGCCCGCCTGACCCGCGGCGGATACGCCTGGGCGCCGCCCAGGTACGGTCCGCATTTCTTGCCCGCTTCAGCCGCAGCCCGAGTGACCCGAGGTCACGCGCCGATATCGGCGCGTCATGACAACGGAGAAACCCTCTCATGAAGCGCATGCTGTTCAATGCGACGCATCAGGAAGAATTACGCGTCGCTATCGTTGATGGGCAAAAACTCATCGACCTCGACATCGAGACTGCCGGCCGCGAACAACGCAAAGGCAACATCTACAAAGGTGTCATTACCCGGATCGAACCCGGCCTGGAAGCTTGCTTCGTCAACTACGGTGAAGACCGTCACGGCTTTCTGCCCTTCAAGGAAGTTGCTCGCAGCTTCTTCAAGGAAGGCGTCGATGTCCGTAGCGCCCGCATCCAGGATGCACTGCGCGAAGGCCAGGAACTGATCGTTCAGGTCGAAAAGGAAGAGCGCGGCAACAAGGGCGCAGCCCTGACCACGTTCATCTCGCTGGCTGGCCGCTATCTGGTCCTGATGCCCAACAACCCCCGTGGCGGCGGTGTTTCGCGCCGCGTCGAGGGTGAAGACCGCCAGGAACTGCGCGACACCATGGAGCAGCTTGATCTGCCCCAGGGTATGAGCATCATTGCTCGCACCGCCGGCATCGGCCGCAACGTCGAAGAGCTCCAGTGGGACTTGTCCTACCTGATGCAGCTGTGGACCGCCATCGACGGCGCCGCCCGCGACAACTCCGCGCCGATCCTCATCTATCTGGAATCCAGCCTGGTCATCCGGGCCATCCGCGATTATTTCTCGCCCGAAATCGGCGAGATCCTGATCGATACCGACGAGATCGCCGACCAGGCCACCGCCTTCATGAGCGTGGTGATGCCGGACAACGTCCAGCGCGTCAAACGCTATCGTGACGACATCCCGCTGTTCT containing:
- a CDS encoding YceD family protein, translating into MIIKRIDAFAFAHSGREAQGTIPLVRFTRAVEGLPEQPLGEAGLVTWSVRGEIGKSGLLLGRPLLHVHVQANPVLVCQRCNVPFVYPVDSEVLLQLVKSESDLDDGFTNGDVTDGSASSDDEDEEGNGFVSNQPEKVVGSHHFDLLAQIEDELILSVPYVPKHDVCPGAQANVSEVPEEPAVKRPSPFAVLEQLKHKD
- a CDS encoding Maf family nucleotide pyrophosphatase, encoding MPSKPSLILASSSRYRKELLLRLRLPFTAISPDVDETPHPGETPEALALRLSVAKAMAVAAKHPDSIVIGSDQVATIDGQPIGKPGNFAGAQAQLRALSGQTVAFHSALAVTDGQRVEKADIVTLCRFRQLSDSAIDAYLRAEEPYDTAGSAKAESLGIALMESIQSDDPTAIIGLPLIALTRMLTQFGLDPLDAPGASA
- a CDS encoding SAM-dependent methyltransferase, which encodes MNGALHLIPVGLGDAPPERWLPADVRALAGRLDTYIAENAKTARAFLKLIGTTRPLQEITIHTLTDKIDAGQINAWLAPVKQGAEIGLVSEAGCPAVADPGAKVVDAAHRLGIPVRPWVGPSSILLGLMASGLDGQRFAFHGYAPVDAAERAKQLKAWEQISAKHNQTQLLIETPYRNAAMFATLLASLKGDTKLCVARSVTTADEWVVTHTIADWKKLPAPQLDKLPTLFLYLAR
- a CDS encoding N-acetylmuramoyl-L-alanine amidase, with product MLRLITTLLATAVLAGCATRGPAGLDLDTSITAVSQASRVRSIVLHYTSVDDPTSIKLLSRGKVSSHYLIADSGRAYRLVDENRAAWHAGASSWYGNIAMNSTSIGIEIVNPGWTEGADGKPVWHAYNDRQVRALTILLHDLIQRHGIAPENVVGHSDIAPQRKVDPGPLFPWKALATAGIGRWYDETGAAEHLARLQTQGMPDVAWFQKQLQRLGYACPQDGVLDRATINTLAAFQMHYRPALHDGQPDAETAAIMLAML
- the msrQ gene encoding protein-methionine-sulfoxide reductase heme-binding subunit MsrQ: MSEASTQPAGAPPRKAQLSAKTVGRFKPLLFLLGLAPFARWVWLGLDNGLTANPVEFLTRSSGTWTLICLLVTLAITPLRRLTGQPALVRVRRMCGLFAFFYGAMHFMAWVWWDRGLDPQAMLQDIAERPFITVGFAAFVLMTALAATSTQWAMRRLGKRWQQLHRAIYAIGLLAVLHFWWHKAGKNDFTEPVLYAAVLALLLGWRIVAWWRRKG
- the msrP gene encoding protein-methionine-sulfoxide reductase catalytic subunit MsrP; this encodes MLIRKPDDILPSEITDEAVWRSRRELMLRAGVTAAALGLSGWASRSAFAQDAGALPGKSNAAFSVMDKQTSLADITSYNNYYEFGLDKGDPAARAGKLQTRPWSVSVEGEVGKPRTFSMEELLKLAPMEDRVYRLRCVEGWSMVIPWVGYSVSELLKQVEPTGNAKYVEFVTAVQRENMPGVRAGVLDWPYVEALRIDEAMNPLAMLVFGLYGKVLPNQNGAPLRLAVPWKYGFKSAKSLVKIRLVEKMPESSWVKAAPQEYGFYANVNPNVPHPRWSQATERRIGEDGLFTPKRKTLMFNGYGEQVASLYQGMDLKANY
- a CDS encoding HAD family hydrolase: MSSYSLVVFDWDGTLMDSTHSIVAAIQGACRDLELAVPSTSEASWVIGLSLESALRRAVPELTQAMMPRFLERYRTHYLLRDPELRLFDGIPELLTELAGQNVRLAVATGKSRVGLTRALAATGLGPLFDATRTADETFSKPHPAMLHELMQELDVEPDRVVMVGDTSHDLQMAVNAGVHGLGVTYGAHTVKELEGCAPQAVLDSVPLVRDWLLPRVSASA
- a CDS encoding RluA family pseudouridine synthase; its protein translation is MRKETSSPIFPSKAAPAVRMVEVDGEHAGQRLDNFLMRLCKGVPKTHIYKAIRGGEVRVNKGRISVDYRIVEGDIVRIPPLRLPDPGKPRPVPGAEFPIVFEDDALLVVDKPAGVAVHGGSGVSFGVIEQLRAARPDAKFLELVHRLDRETSGLLMVAKKRSALLALHAMLREGKGDKHYLALVEGDWVNDRQHIKLGLSKWTTQSGERRVKVDPDGQTAHTIITLKQRFGGYSLVDAELRTGRTHQIRVHLAASGFPIVGDDKYGHDDVRAEFSRMGFGRMFLHAHQLTLAHPVTGEPMTLTAELPPACQKLLKQLESV